Proteins from a genomic interval of Candidatus Nomurabacteria bacterium:
- a CDS encoding GNAT family N-acetyltransferase: MYLEKANYAHPEWPVQAAPLLLDVHGGIGIGAIDPPRTLQLHDNRLSQRRFMYYANDTSIPASIRGITSYGITVDQPSATFVREVFIPRKLRGAGLGRHLMELIEEESRREGKIKLFLESLPDTVDFYRKLGFTQKERSDNRRIMEKLFS; encoded by the coding sequence ATGTACTTAGAAAAGGCAAACTACGCTCATCCAGAATGGCCAGTACAAGCAGCTCCACTTTTACTTGACGTCCACGGCGGAATCGGCATCGGAGCAATCGACCCGCCTAGGACCCTCCAATTGCACGATAACAGACTATCACAGCGAAGATTCATGTACTACGCCAATGATACGTCAATACCTGCATCCATCAGAGGCATAACTAGTTATGGCATCACCGTTGACCAGCCTTCAGCAACGTTTGTTAGAGAGGTCTTTATACCGAGAAAACTAAGAGGTGCCGGATTAGGCCGACATCTTATGGAGCTCATCGAGGAAGAATCTAGAAGAGAAGGGAAGATAAAGCTATTTTTAGAATCGCTCCCAGATACAGTAGACTTCTATAGAAAACTCGGCTTCACCCAAAAAGAAAGGTCCGACAATAGAAGGATTATGGAAAAACTCTTTAGCTGA
- the hflB gene encoding ATP-dependent zinc metalloprotease FtsH: protein MRGGKSPKRSNRIRTFLTVTLVILVGLALVGGNINKDGLKKEDEIPFSTLVDDVNNNRVSKIKEDGQKLLITQKNEDKPSKFAILPTGASAKEQGLDISKVEYTAKNQSNSNSTAIDLIINIALPVLIFVGFFYFIARQAGNQGNQAAMFGKSKAKLYGADKKKVKFDDIAGNDNAKQDLSEVVEFLKFPKRFKQLGAKIPKGVLLVGDPGTGKTMLAKAVAGEADVPFFSISGSEFVEMFVGVGASRVRDLFAKAKKNAPCIIFIDEIDAVGRRRGSGTGGGHDEREQTLNQILVEMDGFEGGENVIVLAATNRADVLDPALLRPGRFDRRVHIPLPERPDRQAILNVHFEGKPLDSNVDLAALSKKTAGMSGADLANLANESAIIAARRKSKTIQNNDVTEAFERVAIGPERKNSPMTDKDKEITAYHEGGHALVGHVLPNSDPIHKITILPRGGAAGITWSLPQDDKHHQSAKDIKDLLAQALGGRVAEEVIYGESNINTGASNDLMKVTSIARSYVVEYGMSKKLKNLAFKEEAHPYDTSGMMAGGHTQYSGKTAEIIDEEVQKLVDEATERARKVIVANHKYLDTLKDELIKKETLDEDEVNKILQDAKAPKEVLLN from the coding sequence ATGAGGGGGGGCAAAAGCCCTAAAAGATCAAATCGAATTAGAACATTTCTAACAGTTACTCTTGTAATTTTAGTTGGTCTCGCACTAGTTGGTGGCAATATCAATAAAGACGGACTAAAAAAAGAAGATGAGATCCCGTTTAGCACCCTTGTAGATGACGTAAACAACAATCGGGTTTCTAAAATAAAAGAAGATGGTCAAAAACTCTTAATAACTCAAAAAAATGAAGACAAGCCAAGCAAATTTGCAATACTTCCCACTGGAGCTAGTGCCAAAGAGCAAGGACTGGATATAAGCAAGGTCGAATATACTGCCAAGAATCAGTCGAATAGTAATTCAACAGCAATAGACTTAATAATAAACATTGCCCTACCAGTTCTTATTTTTGTAGGATTCTTCTACTTTATCGCTCGTCAAGCAGGTAACCAGGGCAATCAGGCGGCCATGTTCGGTAAAAGCAAGGCCAAACTGTATGGAGCAGACAAAAAGAAAGTTAAGTTTGATGATATTGCCGGAAACGATAACGCTAAGCAGGATCTATCAGAAGTTGTTGAGTTCCTTAAGTTCCCAAAAAGGTTCAAACAACTTGGCGCTAAAATCCCTAAAGGAGTTTTATTGGTGGGAGACCCAGGTACTGGTAAAACCATGCTCGCTAAAGCAGTCGCTGGCGAAGCTGATGTCCCATTCTTTTCAATTTCAGGCTCAGAGTTTGTTGAAATGTTCGTAGGTGTTGGTGCAAGCCGCGTTAGAGATCTCTTTGCCAAAGCCAAAAAGAATGCACCATGTATTATCTTTATCGACGAAATTGATGCCGTAGGACGACGTCGTGGCTCAGGTACTGGAGGAGGTCACGACGAACGTGAACAGACCCTCAACCAAATCTTAGTAGAAATGGATGGCTTTGAAGGAGGCGAAAATGTCATCGTACTTGCCGCAACCAACAGAGCCGATGTGCTTGACCCAGCACTCCTAAGGCCAGGACGTTTTGATAGAAGAGTCCACATCCCATTGCCAGAAAGACCAGATCGTCAAGCCATCTTAAACGTCCACTTTGAGGGCAAACCTCTAGACTCAAATGTCGATCTAGCAGCACTAAGCAAAAAAACTGCCGGTATGAGCGGAGCAGACCTCGCCAACCTCGCTAATGAATCTGCAATAATTGCCGCAAGAAGAAAATCAAAAACAATTCAAAACAACGACGTAACAGAAGCATTTGAACGTGTTGCCATAGGACCAGAACGCAAGAACTCTCCAATGACCGATAAAGACAAAGAGATCACCGCTTATCACGAAGGTGGCCACGCACTTGTTGGACACGTTCTTCCTAATTCTGATCCTATCCACAAAATTACCATACTACCTAGAGGGGGGGCAGCCGGGATAACCTGGAGCCTTCCTCAAGACGACAAACATCACCAAAGCGCTAAGGACATTAAAGACCTCCTAGCTCAAGCACTTGGCGGAAGAGTCGCTGAAGAAGTTATATACGGAGAAAGCAATATTAATACTGGAGCGAGTAACGATCTAATGAAGGTTACCAGCATAGCCCGAAGCTATGTAGTGGAGTACGGCATGAGTAAAAAGCTAAAGAACCTAGCCTTTAAAGAGGAAGCTCATCCATATGATACTTCCGGGATGATGGCCGGAGGTCACACACAATACTCTGGAAAAACTGCAGAAATAATTGATGAAGAAGTCCAAAAACTAGTTGATGAAGCTACGGAAAGAGCTAGAAAAGTAATTGTTGCAAACCATAAATATCTTGACACCTTAAAGGATGAGCTAATCAAAAAAGAGACCTTAGACGAAGACGAAGTCAATAAAATACTACAAGATGCCAAAGCCCCTAAAGAAGTCCTACTGAACTAA